The Anguilla rostrata isolate EN2019 chromosome 1, ASM1855537v3, whole genome shotgun sequence nucleotide sequence AAACCCAACTAATACAGTATAAAGACCTTCACCGCACGGGCTTCAGCCAAAGTAATACATGTTCATATTGTCCAACCTCAACAGATGACTACTTCCATGCCCTCTGGCTCTGCCTACATGTCCAAAACTTCTGGTCGGAGGTCATGAGCAGGCTACCTGAGATCCTCAGCCTCAGAATTCCCTTATGCCCCATCATTGCATTACCTGGCGATGTCTCTACATTACATACACCCAAACATTTCAAACCATTCATATTAATAACACTAACCACTGCCAAAAAGACCATATTACTGAACTGGAAAGACAGAAACAAGGTATCCATAACCCATTGGCTCAATCTACTAACAGACTATTCAAATATTTAGAAACTTACCGCATCtttgaaaacaacattaaatCCTTACAGTCTGATGTACCGTTTAGCTCTTTtgctttgctatatatgtaagactgcggctgtgacaaagggtgtggTGGCATAAGtataaacgcatcagaaacacagctgaaataTAGCCAGTGTAtttactcacggatttgacggctatgcaacgagccttgattgacaaaattatcagcaagcccgtagaattagagctccctaggtcgcaacttgtgtacccttctgtcctgctctgtttcctTTGAAGCGTCAGATTATCTTTTACCTTCTCGTCAATGCCGGAATGCCATAAGTGCCTGACAGACAGAAAGCGTCAATGCCGTGTGTCATGTGTTCACATCGAAGGCGGGACAATTTGAAGCGTCAGATTACCTTTTTCCTTCTTGTCAATGCTGGGATGCCATATACCTTGTATTTTGGTGGTCTGTGCCTCGCATCGACGCTTGAAAATAGAACCGGGCTCGGAAAGGCGCGTCAACAGGTTTTGGTCTGCCCACTTGACACCTCTGGTTTGTCTACAGCTGTTGAAAACAATGGGTGTGTTTGTTGGAGCGAGCATCTGACGCTTTGTATCTGTCAGGCCCTAAagcatcacacactcacatcaacAAATGCACACGTTGTCTTCAATGGTTGTAGACAAACTGGAGGTGATAAGTGGGCGCATCAAAACCTGTTCTACCTGTCAGGAGATTATGGCATCCTGACATTGACGAGAAGAAAAAAGTCTCTGGTTACCTTGTGGAATTCGCCATGGGGGTATGGTCCTGAATGAAGAAAATCCAGTGTTACGTATTGAACGGTGCTAGTGTAAAGAGTAATTAGCCAGAAGGAACACAAACTTATTTTATCAACTCTTTAAATTGTGACCAGTTAAATCTTAATCTCTGGTATTTGTAATTTGGGATATGCAAATGTTGGCTGCACCTACTAGGCTGGCTACTGACACTGTTGTGCTATtcagtgtctgtgcctgtgaaCTATTTTATCATTGATACAacagccgcgtttccaccgcaggaactttaccccggaactaggaaccttttgaggaactcagtgcgtttccaccgcaggaactagggtctaaatttagttccgggggctttattttacccccaaaaaggttcctgctcggggggtagtactttccaaaagtacaggaacctttggggtggagcgcaagcactgaaaatttctgattggtagagtactcgcagcatttttttgtgtttgatttcattacattacattacattacattacattacaggcatttggcagacgctcttatccagagcgatgtacaacaaagtgtataaccataaccaggaacaagtatgacgaaacccctagagagaagtaccggtccaagtacagggaacaaccgcatagttcaacttggaccctgatgattaaactgattaacactaacaacgagaacggcaacaacgcaatctatggaaaaataaaaataaataaataaataaaataaatttcagccgccatgtttgaaaatatgcagccgcaaaccaatttattttcataataacttcaaatcaaactagtatgttatgcggcgcagtagcctagttttggttatagcctgccaacgtcttggaattataacgtgtgctcttctgttcttttcttgctttagtattcgttttataataaaaaacattcgtgctgggacagcatattacgtaccaaaacattcaaacggattaatttggttgctgaatattttcttcttctttgttagcccgttgtaattgactcaaaacgtttgatacagttatgtgaggtatgcggtagttctgcgtaattcacattggtgatacagtaaaagcaaactggaaatcacctccCGCACTtgttgtcagggtaaaataacaggttaattctagtaatcgtccctttagctttttcagactgccgtaattttactcgttcttcaattccacaaaaagaccaggaagactatggactaatttatggtgcatggttcgcatctggagggcgtacttcgctgctcggctagcagtaactgaaggaaagcaaatggtggctgtacaactactaatttaaattttcacgcaagtccgagttttcgttctattcttgtcattttgcgatttgcgatatggaattgacaatgagaaagtaatcaaacagcaaattgtttacaacgtgtgcatgctttctgctgttgttgccagttatacatataaatgtgaatgcttcagatgtcaagacatgaaggcgaatgttcacataaaaacataatgaatgtgtttgagaggatatataaaacagttacaatctgactattagcctgttatatcctatttgttgcataacaacggtccaagttcaactaccaatgacagttttgcttgacaatggtaaaataagcccaaacggctgcagaagaatatttcaattccaggtgattaaatcgatgaaaaaataataataatacaaaagtaaccatatataatcattgttggtaactcattgtatataagtggaataaactcctccgggctgtcccggttattagaaaataatgtaggctactttggtggtagtatggggttacagaagaaatcataggacagatggaccgacgacaatgtcgttttttcatacgtcagtgggctaatttgcctaatctttgcaggactttagaccgcggtggaaacgcagacaaccatgggctgaaggaaccttttagttccttgaaaagtagttcctgggactaaaagttccgggtaattttggtggaaacgcggctattgatTGTCCTTGCTCGGAACCTTAGTAATACCTGTAATAAATGAACCTGTAATAAAGTTTGTATGAGAACTTACCTCCTGGCTTGGCTGGCTGTGTCTTGGGGATACGCTGAACCTGTACTGAGGAGGGGGGAATGCTGTCTTGTGGAATGCTTTGAGAGTGTTTGTATTGATAtgcgcagatcagcccgggttcttgCATGTTATCTTTGAATTACCTGCAATGAATCCAGTTGCATcaacagtgtgaggagaacaCCCAGCTCTTATGGCCCAGGCTGGGTCCTgtttttcccacaatccccaaATTTATGGTCTGCTCCCTCCTCTTCAGTGACATCTTTTGTGGTGTAGTCGGCAGGatccccagcacacacacaaccaataTGGAGGCTGACCAGCCTCAGGGAAACCCTGACTTTAATTTGGTGAATACAGGCCTTAATGTGCCTACTGCGGTAAACGCGTTTATGATGCCGTGGTTCATGGGAGGTGTGggaaggaaatgcatttaagaGCACCAACCATCACCACCAAGATGGAGTATATTATTAACAAAAGAAGTATATGTAGAACTAGCAATGGACAGATCTTGGTCAAAACAGTAATAATCTGTAGAGGTTTGCACTAAATATAAAGCACAAGCTGTAAAAGTCCATATACAGTGAAAGCACAGCTTCTGGCATACAAACTAGGCCTTTCATACAAATGTGTTGTGAATGATAAAATCCAGCAGGAGATAAATGAGGTGAATACATGTCTTACGCCAAGAAGGGGAGGAAGACTTAGATAAGAGAAGGGAAtgcctattttttaattaaagaaaggaagggggcttggaaataatggtgtctgaaaaatgagaaacaatggtGTATGGGAAAGAGTCAAGTAAAATGATGTAAACATGTGTGAAAAGCCAAGCTtgagctccacaacaggaggagctaaCAAGATAGGATAAAAGGGAGTGATCGGCCCCAGGGGAGTTCTGTATGTCTTGAATGTCTTGTatgtcttgtctgtgtgtgtgtacgtcttatgtgttttctgtgaagtgtcttgtggaatgctttgagagtgtttgtattgatatgcgcagatcagcccgggttcttgcatgttatctttgaattacctgcaatgaatccagttgcatcagactctgtgaagtgtatattttgaagaagtattcaacagtgtgaggagaacaCCCAGCTCTTCCGGCCCAGGCTGGGTCCTgtttttcccacaatccccaaATTTATGGTCTGCTCCCTCCTCTTCAGCGACATCTTTTGTGGTGTAGTTGGCAGGatccccagcacacacacaaccaataTGGAGGCTGACCAGCCTCAGGGAAACCCTGACTCTAATGCGGTGAATACAGGCCTTAATGTGCCTACTGCGGTAAACGCGTTTATGATGCCGTGGTTCATGGGAGGTGTGggaaggaaatgcatttaagaGCACCAACCATCACCACCAAGATGGAGTATATTATTAACAAAAGAAGTATATGTAGAACTAGCAATNNNNNNNNNGTACATCAGGGTCCCATTGTTGGCCCCATCAGCTTTGCCTGTGGGAGTGAGGGGGGTTGCAGTTGTGTTAAAAGAAATGAGGTCATTTTCCTAAATTACTGTGCTAAGAAAACCTGGGTGTGTAAACGCCAAATAAAGTAATGAATCAGAGAAAAGCAAGACTCACCAGAAGATACCTTAAATATGCTTAACCCCTTATGTCAAgtggttttatttgcattttttccattaGTTACAGTGAAAttttagtagttttttttttaatagtcaaTGGGACCGGCAATGACTCAACATGCAGCTTTTGTTCCAGCTCCTGTGAGTGGAACTGTCGCTTAGTTCACCTTCGggtgcatttgttttgtctgtttgttttctataGGCTTTCGTTTACTCCTCCTCAGTTCAGCATTTTCCGGTTTAGCGGATTGCCTTGTTTATTTGGGATAGTCTCCCGTGAAGTGaagcccttttcttttttttctatttttctcccATATCCCTGTGTCTCTCTTCGAGACTTGGTGGTTATTCTCTTAGTGGGGAATAGCTTTTTTGAAACCCTGTTCTGTCACGTCTGGTCTTCCTAAATACCCACTCCGTCACACTGCTAGACTGAGAAGCATTTTAGATAACGAAATTACATGTCTAAGGGTGTATCGGTTGTTTGGCTTGCATAAAAGAACGAGCATTTTCTCCAGCATAAACAAGCCATCAGTTTTTCAGTGTGCATGCTGAAAATGTTGTGCATGAGTCTCAACTTGAGACTTTAGTCCTACAAAGgtttattttacaacaaaaatgtttttgttttttttgcaattggTAAGCCTAAACAGAAAACTCGGCATTTGGAAGCCTTGGAAGATACCACACGTCTgactgaatatttctgaggacagCGACAACACTATTGAATATACAGCAGAGGCCTTAGTCAATGAAGGATAAATAACTTGCTGACTGAGCATGTGGCTCCTGTGGCATTTTCCTACATTTTACCGTTACAGGCTGATTGCTCCTTCATCACCACCTTCTTGGCGATGATGTTGACCGCCAGCGTGTAGGCTGATGCCACATAGTAGCGGCCCGGCTCGGCAATCACTCTGACCCCAGAGTCGGCCGGAAAGTACTTATCCAGCGCTGGGTTTATTACAGCTGTGAACTGGGAACAAGGGATAGATCAGCCAAGATGAAAACCCTCCTGCCTCTCAAGCCCATCCAACAAAGCTAGAATTCTCATACAACCTCCATTTACATAAGGGATACTCTAAGCCTGGCCCTGAAGACCAGCAGTGCTCTTCGACCTGACAGTTAACTGACTGACTAAttagtcactgattggccagagattccACTCACTTGGTATTCCAGGCCAAAACCAGTCCCTGTCTCGAAATCAGGGACAGATTTGTGCATCACTAATTCATACATTCATTTCTACTTTAATTTACACTTTCATTTCTACTCTAGGTCCTTTCCAGTGAGTGCAAGCCAACACATCACAAGACTGCAGATACTCCCTTTGTGTTATTTCTAAGAGAATGTGGAGAAATTATTACCTCCTCAAACGTCAGCTTGGAGTCGTCGGACCCAGGGAATCCCCCGCCAATGTCCAGAAGGGTCATATTGTAGCCCAGCTCTGCCTGCAAAACAGCCAGAGGTCAGTCATGAGATCATATCCTTTACACGATAGACCCCTCTGACCAAACACAAGGCCACAGCGCATTAAGCCATAAAAGCAAAGCCTGACTGTCGCATCACATGATCAGCTATGACAGGAATCTGAAAGTCCCTGATAGGTCGCCACATCTACTGGTTTTTGATGCATTTCTGCACTTTAATGATTCATTTAAGTAATTTATTGGCTAAGTCCCACACACCCCTTTTTTCCAGGAGCAAAATGTTGCTGCTGATTGAAATATCAAAAAAGAGAGACAACTACAGCCCTCTACGGCTGGAATTGGAGATCTAGGCTAAGGGGATTTGTTACGGTTGCGCTCCACACCCGCAAACATAAGCGATGCCGACACCAAGTTTTCCCAATAATAAccaatactttttattattagaaCACCATACGTAAGGACAAAATAACTATGCATCATAAGGTGAAATCCAGACACGGCCGTGGTCCAACGGCGAGGAGAAAATCAAGCCCCCTCCCGAGAAGCCGACTACAGGCTTCCTTTTATGGGCACCACCACAGGTGCTTCCAATTAtctgaaacaagaaaacaggCCTCCAAAcagccagcgcccccacctgacgCGGAGGGGCGTAACAGGATTATAGTCCAAATGGGTAGTTTTTACAACACTTGATGGCAGCTCAAACTCCAACTGCCGGCTAAGTGGAGTGTTTCACACAGTGCCGGGCGCTCACCCCCATGTCGAAGACGCAGCGGGCGTCTGAGATGGCCTGGCTGTAGGTCTCGGGGTCGGTGCAGCGGCTGCCCACGTGGAAGCTGACCCCGATAATGTCGAGGCCCAGCTCCCGCGCGCGCTCCAGGAGCAGCCGGCTGCTCTTCAGCGTCGCCCCAAACTTCACGCTCAGCCGGCACACTGCCTTCGAGTCGTCCGTGGTGATGCGGAGCACcagcctgaggaagaggaggaggaaggggagggagagacggctCAGAGGTGGGATATTCCAAAGCAGATACACAAACATGGAAACTGAAATTCCTGCAGTACATTGTATCCTCATTTAAAGTGTCCACCCATCCAAATATCTATTCATCCAAACAAATTTCTATTATCATCTAACCATCCATCATcaatctatctatccatccatccacaaAGATATACTTCCATCCAAATGTCTATTCATCCATTCAAATAGCCATCCATTTATCtatccatccacccacccaaatatttattcagtcagGACCACTGGTGTCAGATCCAGCAGCAACGAGGACCTTTAATTACACAGGATAGGTTGACAGCATGGGAGGAACCCGGAACATCcaaaggaaacccacgcggacacagggagaacatgcaaactccacatggAAAGGCTTTGGTCGGATTTGAACCTGGGACATTCCTGCCAGGAGGCAACAGTGcaatccactgcaccacccgtAGCACCCATAAAGGACAGTCTGATAAAAACATGAGAGAGGAGCCCCGGGTGGTTTAAATAGACCGCCATTTTAAGTGAGTGGACTGTGATaggattgtgacatcactaatCAGCCGAGCCATCAGCCAGTTTCGACCGGGTCTGGGCTTGACTCTCTTGGCCTGCCTGAACCAACGCGTTGCTGTATACACGTATAACTATCTAATAGTGGGTAGGATCCCATTTAGTCACCAGAACAACCTGAAATTTTCATGACATGGTTTCAATAAGGAGCTGGAAatattccttagggattttagTCAATGctgacacagcagcacacaatTCCTGTAGATTTTCCAGCCAAATctattaacaaagtgaactgcTGCCCACTGGATGTCTTTTTGTGTTTCACACCGTTCTCTGTAAACTGTGTATAATTACCATGCCCTTTCCTATTGAAGGACTTCCTGTTGCTGGTACCAGTGGTGCCCAAATACTGGTGAGGTCAGGCCTTAAATATTCAAAAGTAGGATTGTGCGGAATGTGGTAAGTTAGGTCCAGTGTGACACTTAAGAGGTGTGAAAATCACCGTATTGGTCTCGTATGTAGTTTTGGGGTAACACTGTTAACAAGTTATTCACTGGACATACTGAATAGCCAGATGAGCAGCTGCTCCAGGATAGGTGTTAGTTTCAGTGTCCAGATGGATCCTAGTGTTATTTCCaggaaatgtatacattttttctctctaaGCAGACTGAGTAAGCCTTAGTTAGGGCTCACTGGGACAGCTGCTCGTTTCAGGACCCAGATCTGCACATTTGTCAGGCATAAACGTAAATGGCAAGATTCCTGGATGAGCAGTATGGTCTCTACACAGAAAAGCCCAGgttggattcaaacccaggaccttctcgCTGTATAACTCCTAGGACAGAAGGTCATATTGTCAGAGAACACCTgttgaatgcctggcagcaggaGATAGTGATtgaacaaccaaagaaaacctcattgaACCAtgaatttcattatgtgtagcAACTTGTGAAATTGGTTGTTTTGAAACTGGTTGTTTTGGTCTTGGGAATATCTCATTCtgaaaaaggggggtggggcactAGAAAGACAGGATCATGGGACATCCTGAGTGGTTTGGATCAGTAAATGTTTGACAGCAGTCTAATCTACGAATAAACTGGCACACTATTAATAAGTAGGCATGAGAAGACAAAAAGCCCATGTTATGATTTGTATCCTACTAAGGGAGTCAAAATGATATCCCtaagcattaaaataataaaattatgttgaaGAACGTTTGAAACCCTAAACACAAGTTtcctcaaaaagaaaacaaaacaaagaaacaaagaaaacctAATTGGACAATTTTTTGTGACCATACTGTCAATTTTATTGTGTGTAGCAGTTTGTGAAA carries:
- the LOC135247739 gene encoding ornithine decarboxylase 1-like, encoding MNSFTPEDFDFTVLEEGSCACDVLEQRINESSMSDDKDAFYVADLGDILKKHLRWVRALPRVTPFYAIKCNDSRTVVMTLATLGTGFDCASKNEMQLVQSLGVDPSRIIYANPCKQVSHIKYASAHGVQTMTFDSEAELPKIARYHENAKLVLRITTDDSKAVCRLSVKFGATLKSSRLLLERARELGLDIIGVSFHVGSRCTDPETYSQAISDARCVFDMGAELGYNMTLLDIGGGFPGSDDSKLTFEEFTAVINPALDKYFPADSGVRVIAEPGRYYVASAYTLAVNIIAKKVVMKEQSACNGKADGANNGTLM